The genomic interval TCTCCCCTTGATATATTTTTGTAGAATATTTATTAAATTCTTCTAAAAGTTCATTGGCATTTATAAGCGACAAACAAAACAAACACACAATTATTTTTTTCATATTATTCCTTTATTATTTAAAGTAGTCTATCACTTTATTACTGCTATAAAGATAAAGTTCTTTTCCATTAAAATAACATTAATGTCATACAACATTATTGCACCTCCTTTTTATACACATCTCCCCACTCAAATATCGTTTGGTTACCACACATTGTGCTACAAAAAGAATCAGGTGAATCAAAGGCTTTCTCATCTCTTGTAAATACGATGCCTTGCGGATTTTTCTTGATATAAATTTTACAATTTACAAAATCCTCGTCATCATAATAAGCTATGGCTTCTTGTCGTGATTTTATCTGCAACTTCAAACTTATATCACATTGGTGCATATCATTAAACTCGCTTTTATGTAACAAAGCAAAATATGAGGCTTCACAAGTATTATTTTTACATTTTTGTATCTCAAAGCTCCCCATATAAAGATTTTTTTGTAACTCATAAGTCCCAAGCCACGCATTGCTTATATACATTGTGTAGGTTTGTAGCTCTTTGATTCTACTTTGCAAAAGCTCTTTTAGGCATTCTTTAGATTCGCACCTCTCTCGTGTTTTAAGCCAAGATTTTTGAGAATCTAAGAATGCTTTTTTGCCATTCTTATCAAGCTTTGCTTTTGTCTCTTGATAACTTTTAAAGATTTGTCTATCCAAATTCTGCAAATTCCCACTCTCATCATTACATATCATCTTTTCTACTTTTGTGGTAGCCTTAGCACAATCAAAGCTAGGTTTAGATTCTTGTGGGGATTGAGCGTTAAGATAAATGCCTAAAACTATACAAACACCTAAACTTACTAGAATCTTTTGCATAAAACCTCCTATTTACTTCAATAAGTGCATTTTAGTTCTCTCTTATTACCCTCTAAAAGATAAATGCGTGTTGTTGGATAAATAAAATCCTTATCCTCAAAAAATCTCCCATTCAAGAGAGTAATATAATTTTTACCTTGAAACTCTATAACCCCATAAGATAATTCGCTTAGTATAGGCATAAAACCACGTTCATTTGCAGGATAAAATTCTAGTCGTTGTGAAATTTTATTACTTGGCAGAGCATATGTAGTTAGTGCCGCACAAGCCTCCTCGCTATTTATGCAAACATTTTCAATGGTTTTTGCTCCACTAAAATGCAAATCATCGCCATAGATTCTATCACTTACTTTTTCATCTAGCTTACCATTTTTATATATCCAAAGCACTCCAAAATAGCTCCCTATTGTGATAATTACCTTTTCTAATGCCCCATCATTATCAATATCAATCTGTCTTTCATAGCTTTTAGGAAACTCTATGTATGGAGATTTTTCACGAATGGCTTTTGCCACTTCATCTTTTTTAATCTCGCCATTTTGTGTGCAAAAAGAATCAAAAAAGACATCTCTATTGTTTCGTCCAAAGGCACACAAGCCTACGCTAAAAGGCGGATGAGTAGATGGGTGGATTTTTCTCCATTTGCTCTCATCAAATTTGTCTTTTCTTGCATACTCACACAGCTCTTTATTGTTAGAATCTAGCACTTCTCCCAAAAGCTTGAGTAGATGCGTAATGCGTATTTTATAAGATTTTTTTAAAAGATTGGAGGACGAATCGTATTGTAAATTTTTTTTAAGAAATGCTCTTTGTGATTCTAAAATTTCCTTAAGTTTTTGGTCTTTATCGGGAAACTTAGAGATTTTTAACTCTTTTTTTAGCTGTGTGTAGACTTCAGTCATATACCTATCAAGATTCTGTAATTCCCCACTAGAATCCTCACATATCATCTTTTCTACTTTTGTAGTAGCCTTAGCACAATCAAAGCTAGGTTTTGCTATTTCGCTTGATTGGGCATTAACTAAACTTATCAATACTGCGATAAAAAAGAGAATTTTAAATATATTTTTATATAGCATAATGGATTCCTTTCATTTCCCAATCACTCCGCCTTTACCTCCCCACCAAACTATAATGCAAGAAAATTTTGCATTATGCGTTTGCCCTGCTCTTGCAAAATAGACTCTGGGTGAAATTGCACTCCATAGCTTTGGTAACCCTTTGCTTTAAGAGCCATAAGCACCCCATTTTCACTATATCCTAATGCCTCACATTGCCCTAATTGACTTACATAGAGTGAATGATATAGAGCAATTTTTATTCCTTGCTTTACCCCCTTAAATAAAGAGTTTGGCGTGAAATGAAAATGCGCTATCTTGCCGTGTGTAGGATTTGCAATAGAAACAACCTCGCCTCCAAATGCTTGAGCGATACACTGATGTCCCAAACAGATTCCTAGAATCTTCTTATATGGGGCAAAATGCCTAATTGCCTCCAAACACACACCAGATTCTAAAGGGTGGCTTGGACCGGGAGAGATGATAAGATGAGTGATAGAATGCTTTTTGCAAAGCTGTTTTAGCTCCAATAAAGATGTATCATTTGGCACAACAAATGACTTTGTGCCACATTCTTTAAGCAAATAAAGCACATTATATGTAAAAGAATCATAATTATCAATGAGGAGCACTTTTGATACTTTTTGCTTCATTTTACCCCTCTTTCAAGCTGCACTTCTACCACTCCTCGCACAGAGTTTATACAGTAGATTCTCTGTGCTTTTGCAAGATGTTTGCGTTTTAAAGTTTTTTCCTTTATCGCTCCACTTTGGAGCAATGCTTGAGCCAAAGTGCCACCAAGCAATCCACTTTTGCGCTTTGGTGTATAGAATCTCCCCTCTATCTCAAGCACAATATTACTTCGCGAACCCTCGCATAGCTCACCTTTTTGGTTAAAATACAGCACATCAAACACCGCTCTACATTCTATGAGTTTTATAGAATCTGCAAAATGGTTGCGTTGCGTGGATTTATGGTATAAAAATATATTATGTGAATTAAGCGTGTGTTTAGACAATATAACACGAGTGCAAGCACAAGGCACAAAAGGCTTTATCTCAAGAGCATACGCGCCATTTGGCATAAGACTTAAGCGCAATATTGCTCGCTCTTTTGGCATTTGTTGTTTGCAAAGTTGAAAAAATGCCTGTGTTTGCTTGATACAATCTCGCTTGTGTAATGCTTGAATGTGTGGGAATTCAATCTTTGGATATAAATGCGAGTGTGCAAAGGAAGCAGTAAATGCACTAAATTTGCTGCAAAGGAAGCCAAATTTACGCGCAGAGTGCAAAAGTCGCTCTAAATGCTCTTGGAGTAAAAAAATGCGTCCATTTTCAAAAAGCATTGTTTCAAAGAGCGCAAAAGATTCTAAAGGGGTGGGTTGCAAAAAACTTGCTTTAAGCTTTAATTCGGCAAACTCACTCTCACATACAGAATCCCACACTACCCCACTTCCCACACCATAGCGATAAAAGTCCTCATCTGCACATTTAAAAAGTGTGCGAATAGGCACACAAAAGGAAGTATGTTGATTAGAAATCACACCTAATGCGCCACAATATACGCCTCTTTGGCGAGATTCTAAACTATGGATAATTTCCATTGTTTTAAGCTTTGGTGCACCTGTGATAGACCCACAAGGAAAAAGAGCGCACACAATCTCACGCAATGAAGTCTGTTTGGATAATCTCCCCTGCAAAGTAGAGACCATTTGATGAAGTGTGGGATAAGTCTTTATCTTGCATAGATTTTTTACTCGCAAGGAGCTAGGCTTGATAATTTTGCTCAAATCATTACGCAATAAATCTACAATCATCATATTTTCGCTACGATTTTTGCTATCTTGCTGCAATGTGTGCTTTTGTATAACATCTAGCTTATGTGTTTTGGCTCTTTTTATTGTGCCTTTCATTGGTTGAGTGGTAATTGTGCGATTTTTTACCTCAAAGAAAAGCTCGGGTGAAAAACATAGAATCTCACCAAATGCGTTTTTAATGTAGGCTTTGTATGCGGTGTTTTGATAAGAAAGAATCTGCTTAAAAAGCTGCTTGGGCTGCACTTGAGAACAAAGCTTTAGCTCGTGAGTATAGTTGATTTGATAACTCTCACCTTTTAAAATATGCGTTTTTATGCGTGTAAATCCGCTCTTGTAACCCTCATAGTCAAGCCCTTGCAAAAGAAATAGCGGTAATTGAGTGTGATGTGTCTTGTTAAAAAGATTTTTAAGCTTACGTCTTTTGGCAAAAAATACAAAATAAAGCAAGGGTTGCCTATGTAAAGACATTGTAGCGCATATACGCTCATAGAGATGATGATATGCTTTTGCTTGATGAGCTTGGAGAGCCACGCCTGCTTCATAAGTCATATACCCGACAAAATAGCCTTTTTGCTTTGATTTAAGAGTAGATTCTATGCACTCTAGCGCATTCAAAACGCCTTGCACATCAAAAGCAGTGAGTTTTCTTAAAGGATTGCTATAATAAAAGTTACCATAAATCATTGCATAATGCTATCTTAAAGCATTAAATATTTAAACCTATTCATACTCTTTCCCCACGCTCTCTAAATATTCTTTTAGCTGTGGTTTTTTTGTATAATTCTACTTTTTCAAATCATAAAGGAGACAAAATGCAAAAAGAGGGAAAACCAAATAAAGCAGCAAAAGCGCAAACTCTTCTATCTCTCATACTAGAAAACGATAATATGAGTGAGGAAGCCATAATTGCATATCTTAAAGCCAATGTCAAAAATGCCAAAAAAGAAATCAAAGCTGCACTCAAGCATATAGAAGATTGTGCTTATGAAATGACAATGAATAATGATTACGAAGAGTATGAACTAGAATATGAAGATGAGACAGGCATTCCCGCATCTGAATGTGATAGCAATGACTTTCAAAGGTGGTTTGAAGATAAATTGCTTGACGAAGATTTAGCCAAAATCCGCACACTTTTAGAAGAGCTAATGAATGAAAATTTGCAGCTAAGGCTAGATTCTCAAGTCAATGCAAATAGCGCACAAAGCCCAAAAGAGCTCATAGAGGCAATACAAAACTATGAAGTGCTAAAGGCTTTAAATATCTTGCAAATTGGGCAGATAGAGAGAAAACGCATTGGCAAAGATCTTTTAAAAGTGTGTGATAAAGCCATAGACTCTCTTATTGATGTTGTCGTAGAAGATTCAAAAGGCGGCAAAGAAATTGGGAAAGACATTAAAGGCGCATTTTCAGAATTTATTGAGGTAGATTACAATAGACAAGGATTTAAAGATTATAGCGGCGAAGCACGAAAGCAACTCAAAAAAAGCAGTGTATATAAGCTAAGGGAAATTTTAGAATCTATCACAAAAGGTAAGAGTATAGAATCTGCCCTCCACAACTCTGTCTTTTATGACAAAAAAGGCAACTTTAAGCCAAAGCATAAGGAGTTATCATTTATCCCACTTAACACTTTTGAGCTAAAAGTTCTTGTAGAGATTGAGGAAGTAAATCTTGGGCAAATTGATTTAAGCTATATCAAAAGCCTTGCTGCGCTCTTTGCTGATTATGCTTGGTGGCGCACAAATAGAAAAGATTTTAGCGGTATAGAGCAATGGGATACGAGTAAAATCAATGATATGTGCAAGCTTTTTACAGGGTTGAAAGACTTTAGGGCAGATTTAAGCAAATGGAATGTCTCAAGTGTGAAAAACTTTAATAGTATGTTTGAAGATTGTGAATCTTTTGAGAGTGATTTAAGCAAATGGAAGCCCAAAAAAGCAGAGGATATTGCCTTTATGTTTAGCGAGGCAAAGTCTTTCACAAGTAATTTAGATGCTTGGAATCTAAGTAAGGAATTGGTAGAAAAAGCAAAATATCTTTTTGAAAACTGCCCGTTATCACAAAATCCGCCATCGTGGTATAAAGCCGTCTTTGATATGGATAATCCAAGTGTGGCATTGCTCTATAAACTCGTAAAGATAAGAGACTACGCCCGCGCAAAAGAATGCTTTTCAAAGCTACAAACTCTAAGCAAAGAGGAATACATAGAATGTGCAAGGCTTTGCTTTTATACAGAGCCGGGAGTAATAAGCACAGCACTCCCTGATAAAGATTTTTTCACTGCCCTTGTCAATCAAGCAAAATCACAAAATATACACATTCCTATCAGCAATGAGGTAATGCAAAAATGTCTGCGATTTGGGAAATTAGAATATGCGAAGTATTTAGTAACGCTTGGCTATAAGGTTACTATTGATAAACAGAATAATTTTGGCGTATATGTAGCACTTAAATCAAACCCAAAACAAGAAGTGCAGGATATTCTGCGCTTCTTTGTGCAAAACTTAGGCAATGAAATCAATGAGAAGTTTTTTGAAGCACTTGGCTTTAATCCTGAAACTAGGGGTTCTAGAGATAACTTTAATGAAAAAACACTTGATATATTTTTTAAGGAGCTTTTAGCACACTACCCTAAAGAAATTTTCACTGATAAAAAAATGTTGGGTTTTTTTATTAATACGGATTTAATTTACATACTTTTTAATAATGGCATAGAGGTGGATTTACAAGGGGTGGAAATTAACCCTAGAGCTATTGATTATTACCTTGATAAATACTTGCCAAAATTTTTAAAATTTTTAGAGCTTCATCTTTTACAAGCAGATACTATAGTTGAACATTATATTTATTATCCAAGAGATACTTTCGTGAAAGTGAGTGTTTTGCTTTTGTTTCTCGATGAGTTCAAAAATAAACTTACAAACAATAATATCCAAAAAATCTTAAAGCAGTTTGCAAAAAATGGCTTTGATGTGGAGAAGCTTGGCACTTATGAGGGGAAAAACCTTTATGAAATATTAGAGGATAGCAAGTATAAAGAGGAGATTTTATCCTTACTAAAGATAAAATGATGTAATCCTTTACATTCACACATTGAGGAGCTTTTGTGCTAAATCTTTCGCACCTTTGAAATCCACCTTACCCGAGCCAAGCACGGGGATAGATTCCACTCTTAGAATCTTAGATGGCTTAAAAAGTGCTGGGATTTGCGCTTCTTTGATAATTTTTTCTATTTTTTCACATTCTGTCTTTTCACAGCTCACAAGAAGAATGACACTCTCGCCCTTTTTGCTATCATCTATCGCTGTGGCAACATATTTAAGCCCATCATCAATCTCATATTTTTTGATAAGCTTTGCAATCTCCTCTTCAATCCCACCAAGACTTACCATTTCCCCACCAATTTTTGCAAAACGCGAATATCTATCCACAATATGAATGAATCCATCGGCATCTAAATGCCCCTTATCGCCACTTTTATACCACCTAATCCCATCAATTTCTACAATCACTTCTTTGGTTTTTTCCTCATCATTGAGATACCCTACCATTACTTGATGTCCGCCGATAAGTATCAGCCCGTCCTCGCCCACAGGCATTTCCTGCATAGTATTTGGCTCAACAATTCTAATGGCACTTCCGGGCAAAGGCATACCCACGCTGCCCTCCTTACTTGCTTTATGCAATTCCCAATTATCCACATCAAATTCACTCGGTAGATTCACACTTGCCACAGGTGTAGTCTCTGTCGCACCATAGCCCTCATAGATTTCTTTATTAAACTTCA from Helicobacter hepaticus ATCC 51449 carries:
- a CDS encoding lysozyme inhibitor LprI family protein, yielding MQKILVSLGVCIVLGIYLNAQSPQESKPSFDCAKATTKVEKMICNDESGNLQNLDRQIFKSYQETKAKLDKNGKKAFLDSQKSWLKTRERCESKECLKELLQSRIKELQTYTMYISNAWLGTYELQKNLYMGSFEIQKCKNNTCEASYFALLHKSEFNDMHQCDISLKLQIKSRQEAIAYYDDEDFVNCKIYIKKNPQGIVFTRDEKAFDSPDSFCSTMCGNQTIFEWGDVYKKEVQ
- a CDS encoding BspA family leucine-rich repeat surface protein, with product MQKEGKPNKAAKAQTLLSLILENDNMSEEAIIAYLKANVKNAKKEIKAALKHIEDCAYEMTMNNDYEEYELEYEDETGIPASECDSNDFQRWFEDKLLDEDLAKIRTLLEELMNENLQLRLDSQVNANSAQSPKELIEAIQNYEVLKALNILQIGQIERKRIGKDLLKVCDKAIDSLIDVVVEDSKGGKEIGKDIKGAFSEFIEVDYNRQGFKDYSGEARKQLKKSSVYKLREILESITKGKSIESALHNSVFYDKKGNFKPKHKELSFIPLNTFELKVLVEIEEVNLGQIDLSYIKSLAALFADYAWWRTNRKDFSGIEQWDTSKINDMCKLFTGLKDFRADLSKWNVSSVKNFNSMFEDCESFESDLSKWKPKKAEDIAFMFSEAKSFTSNLDAWNLSKELVEKAKYLFENCPLSQNPPSWYKAVFDMDNPSVALLYKLVKIRDYARAKECFSKLQTLSKEEYIECARLCFYTEPGVISTALPDKDFFTALVNQAKSQNIHIPISNEVMQKCLRFGKLEYAKYLVTLGYKVTIDKQNNFGVYVALKSNPKQEVQDILRFFVQNLGNEINEKFFEALGFNPETRGSRDNFNEKTLDIFFKELLAHYPKEIFTDKKMLGFFINTDLIYILFNNGIEVDLQGVEINPRAIDYYLDKYLPKFLKFLELHLLQADTIVEHYIYYPRDTFVKVSVLLLFLDEFKNKLTNNNIQKILKQFAKNGFDVEKLGTYEGKNLYEILEDSKYKEEILSLLKIK
- a CDS encoding anthranilate synthase component II is translated as MKQKVSKVLLIDNYDSFTYNVLYLLKECGTKSFVVPNDTSLLELKQLCKKHSITHLIISPGPSHPLESGVCLEAIRHFAPYKKILGICLGHQCIAQAFGGEVVSIANPTHGKIAHFHFTPNSLFKGVKQGIKIALYHSLYVSQLGQCEALGYSENGVLMALKAKGYQSYGVQFHPESILQEQGKRIMQNFLAL
- a CDS encoding lysozyme inhibitor LprI family protein; translated protein: MLYKNIFKILFFIAVLISLVNAQSSEIAKPSFDCAKATTKVEKMICEDSSGELQNLDRYMTEVYTQLKKELKISKFPDKDQKLKEILESQRAFLKKNLQYDSSSNLLKKSYKIRITHLLKLLGEVLDSNNKELCEYARKDKFDESKWRKIHPSTHPPFSVGLCAFGRNNRDVFFDSFCTQNGEIKKDEVAKAIREKSPYIEFPKSYERQIDIDNDGALEKVIITIGSYFGVLWIYKNGKLDEKVSDRIYGDDLHFSGAKTIENVCINSEEACAALTTYALPSNKISQRLEFYPANERGFMPILSELSYGVIEFQGKNYITLLNGRFFEDKDFIYPTTRIYLLEGNKRELKCTY
- a CDS encoding bifunctional chorismate-binding protein/class IV aminotransferase: MIYGNFYYSNPLRKLTAFDVQGVLNALECIESTLKSKQKGYFVGYMTYEAGVALQAHQAKAYHHLYERICATMSLHRQPLLYFVFFAKRRKLKNLFNKTHHTQLPLFLLQGLDYEGYKSGFTRIKTHILKGESYQINYTHELKLCSQVQPKQLFKQILSYQNTAYKAYIKNAFGEILCFSPELFFEVKNRTITTQPMKGTIKRAKTHKLDVIQKHTLQQDSKNRSENMMIVDLLRNDLSKIIKPSSLRVKNLCKIKTYPTLHQMVSTLQGRLSKQTSLREIVCALFPCGSITGAPKLKTMEIIHSLESRQRGVYCGALGVISNQHTSFCVPIRTLFKCADEDFYRYGVGSGVVWDSVCESEFAELKLKASFLQPTPLESFALFETMLFENGRIFLLQEHLERLLHSARKFGFLCSKFSAFTASFAHSHLYPKIEFPHIQALHKRDCIKQTQAFFQLCKQQMPKERAILRLSLMPNGAYALEIKPFVPCACTRVILSKHTLNSHNIFLYHKSTQRNHFADSIKLIECRAVFDVLYFNQKGELCEGSRSNIVLEIEGRFYTPKRKSGLLGGTLAQALLQSGAIKEKTLKRKHLAKAQRIYCINSVRGVVEVQLERGVK